The genomic segment TAGATATTTATCCTATTTCTAACTGTAAGTATAGCACTGTGTTTATATAAATGTAGACTGCGTATGCTAGGACGTAGCTTGCGTTATAATATACGGAGAAGGTGATACAACTCAAAGAGAAACGGTGGGTCAGTATACACTGGCTCTAGATCAGTATCCGTGTGCTGGTCATGGTCAGTATCAGTGTGCTGGCCATGTTCAGTATCAGTGTGCTGGCCATGGTCAGTATCAGTGTGCTGGCCATGTTCAGTATCAGTGTGCTGGCCATGGTCAGTATCAGTGTGCTGGCCATGGTCAGTATCAGTGTGCTGGTCATGGTCAGTATCCGTGTGCTGGCCATGGTCAGTATCAGTGTGCTGGCCATGGTCAGTATCAGTGTGCTGGCCATGGTCAGTATCCGTGTGCTGGCCATGGTCAGTATCAGTGTGCTGGTCATGGTCAGTATCCGTGTGCTGGCCATGGTCAGTATCAGTGTGCTGGCCATGGTCAGTATCAGTGTGCTGGCCATGGTCAGTGTCCGTGTGTTGGCCATGGTCAGTATCCGTGTGCTGGCCATGGTCAGTGTCCGTGTGCTGGCCATGGTCAGTATCAGTGCGCTGGCCATGGTCAGTATCCGTGTGCTGGCCATGGTCAGTATCCGTGTGCTGGCCATGGTCAGTATCCGTGTGCTGGCCATGGTCAGTGTCCGTGTGCTGGCCATGGTCAGTATCCGTGTGCTGGCCATGGTCAGTATCAGTGTGCTGGCCATGGTCAGTATCCGTGTGCTGGCCATGGTCAGTATCCGTGTGCTGGCCATGGTCAGTGTCCGTGTGCTGGCCATGGTCAGTATCCGTGTGCTGGCCATGGTCAGTGTCCGTGTGCTGGCCATGGTCAGTATCCGTGTGCTGGCCATGGTCAGTATCCGTGTGCTGGCCATGGTCAGTATCCGTGTGCTGGCCATGGTCAGTATCCGTGTGCTGGCCATGGTCAGTGTCCGTGTGCTGGCCATGGTCAGTATCCGTGTGCTGGCCATGGTCAGTGTCCGTGTGCTGGCCACGGTCAGTATCCGTGTGCTAGCCATGGTCAGTGTCCGTGTGCTGGCCATGGTCAGTATCAGTGCGCTGGCCGTGGTCAGTATCCGTGTGCTGGCCATGGCCAGTGTCCGTGTGCTGGCCATGGTCAGTGTCCGTGTGCTGGCCATGGTCAGTGTCCGTGTGCTGGCCATGGTCAGTGTCCGTGTGCTGGTCATGGTCAGTGTCCGTGTGCTACCCATGGTCAGTGTCCGTGTGCTGGCCATGGTCAGTGTCCGTGTGCTGGCCATGGTCAGTGTCCGTGTGCTGGCCATGGTCAGTGTCCGTGTGCTGGCCATGGTCAGTATCAGTGTGCTGGCCATGGTCAGTGTCCGTGTGCTGGCCATGGTCAGTATCCGTGTGCTGGCCATGGTCAGTATCCGTGTGCTGGCCATGGTCAGTGTCCGTGTGCTGGCCATGGTCAGTATCCGTGTGCTGGCCATGGTCAGTATCCGTGTGCTGGCCATGGTCAGTGTCCGTGTGCTGGCCATGGTCAGTGTCCGTGTGCTGGCCATGGTCAGTATCAGTGTGCTGGCCATGGTCAGTGTCCGTGTGCTGGCCATGGTCAGTATCAGTGTGCTGGCCATAGTCAGTATCAGTGTGCTGGCCATGGTCAGTGTCCGTGTGCTGGCCATGGTCAGTATCCGTGTGCTGGCCATGGTCAGTATCCGTGTGCTGGCCATGGTCAGTGTCCGTGTGCTGGCCATGGTCAGTGTCCGTGTGCTGGCCATGGTCAGTATCAGTGTGCTGGCCATGGTCAGTATCAGTGTGCTGGCCATGGTCAGTATCAGTGTGCTGGCCATGGTCAGTATCAGTGTGCTGGCCATGGTCAGTATCAGTGTGCTGGCCATGGTCAGTATCAGTGTGCTGGCCATGGTCAGTATCAGTGTGCTGGCCATGGTCAGTATCAGTGTGCTGGCCATGGTCAGTATCAGTGTGCTGGCCATGGTCAGTATCAGTGTGCTGGCCATGGTCAGTATCAGTGTGCTGGCCAAGGTCAGTATCAGTGTGCTGGCCATGGTCAGTATCCGTGTGCTAGCCATGGTCAGTGTCCCTACACTGGCTTTGGACAACACCACAATTTCAGACCAAGAAATGAGACATGAGAGAGTCATTAGAACATGCAATCTGATGTGCATGTTACTGCTGACTGACAAAGGACTGTATCTCGTGCTGTGGACCCATTATTTTGACTGTCACACTAGCCAGTTCCAGTCCAAAATACCCTGTCATTTGCATGTATTCGATTTCACGGAGTTAACAAGCTAATTTTTCATGTCTTCATCTTATATATTTTGGTACTCAATTCCGAGTGCATTTTTCTACACGAAAGTGACTAATTTGGTCTGAAAGAGAGTAAGGGAGAAaagagaagacagagagaggggaAATAATACAGTTAGATGTGACGCCGAGGAGAGGAAAGCATTTCTGGAAACGATTACTTGAGCATATACTACCGTGCAAAGGACCACAGAAAACGGTGCTACGATTAGGAGACACTGAAGCCAGAGAATTTAGTAATCAAATGATATTCCTTTTGTATGTTTCCACACGCTAATAGTCGGACAACATGGTATGGAGGGAGAACACCGTCTCCCTCCATACCATGCTTTGCAGAAGTTGTTTTGGTAAAATTTATGTAAGAGGGACACGACAATGCACCTCCTTCCTTTTCTGCACTGCACCTGTGATTTGCTGTTCATAGGCTTTCTTATTATGGAAGATGATTAACGCCTATTTACTGATTTGTCCGGGGCGCGATGGTCAAGAACGGTGAGgaagaaagcacattgattttataattataatttatagcTAATACGTACTCTTTGGTGCGAAATTTCAAGATGTTTGAGAGCACTGCAAGCGAGACACGGAATAATTTGTAGGGTTTTAGGAGCAAGATTTAAGTTTGAAATCAATTAGTAAGATAGTAAGCGCAGTCAGCTCACTAAAGTGATCCAGGGTTGGAAtcccacacaggtggaaacacctGTAAGTTTCCTTACAAATGTGGAATTAGTGTAGTATACCGACTGAGAGGTATGCCCCgctgattatattatattatactgaCTATACCCCGAAGTATATACATTGAGAATTAACGTTAGTCCTGAACTTTAATATACTTGCTCGTTGGTCAATAAGCTATATTGGTGGCCTTAACAACCCACCCACGGTTAACAGACCTCaaacccaacaccaaaccacactgacctgggagttagtcaactgttgtggattgCATCCTGATAAAGGTCAGTTGTTGACCTAGGGCGACCTCGATAAGACTTACAAGCTTCCTGTCCCAGCAAACAGGAGCTCACtaatgttaattatttatttacttcccttgaCACCGTACATTATTATATGTAGTTCGTACACTGGTAATGCTCTACTGTTTTGGTACATTTTGTGTATTTTGTATACAATGATGATCAAGGAATATAATGGTAAAGAATATATTCCTAAATGAGACTGGGCGTCAGCTCAGAGCTAATGTCGTCAACAACTACTTTAAGGTCATCTACCTCAGACTAATGTTCACCCAGTATCTACCTTTACATAGCAATAAAACAGACCATTAGGTTCAAACGAGGCTGATTGTGTTAAACCAAATCAGACCTTGGCAGAACTTACACCTAACCAAACCAGACCTTGACAGAACCTACACCTAACCAAACCAGACCTTGAGAGAACACACAGCTAACCAAACCAGACCTTGAGAGAACACACAACTAACCAAACCAGACCTTGAGAGAACACACAGCTAACCAAACCAGACCTTGAGAGAACCTACACCTAACCAAACCAGACCTTGAGAGAACCCACAACTAACCAAACCAGACCTTGAGAGAACCTACACCTAACCAAACCAGACCTTGAGAGAACCCACAACTAACCAAACCAGACCTTGAGAGAACCTACACCTAACCAAACCAGACCTTGAGAGAACCTACACCTAACCAAACCAGACCTTGAGAGAACCTACACCTAACCAGACCAGACCTTGAGAGAACCTACACCTAACCAAACCAGACCTTGAGAGAACACACAACTAACCAAACCAGACCTTGAGAGAACACACAACTAACCAAACCAGACCTTGAGAGAACCACTAACCAAACCAGACCTTGAGAGAACACACAACTAACCAAACCAGACCTTGAGAGAACCACTAACCAAACCAGACCATGAGAGAACACACAACTAACCAAACCAGACCTTGAGAGAACACACAACTAACCAAACCAGACCTTGAGAGAACCACTAACCAAACCAGACCTTGAGAGACCCCACAACTAACCAAACCAGACCTTGAGAGAACCACTAACCAAACCAGACCTTGAGAGACCCCACGGCTAACCAAACCAGACAAACTGGCATTGTGTAATCAAGCTATGATACCTTGACAGGACGTAGAAGCGTAACGTCCTCAGCGTCCTGATAATATTGTAGTGTGGCTCACACTGTTCGTGTAGACGTAGGATCACTCGCCACGAGCTCCCGGGACAGTCACCAAGTAAGGTAAGTC from the Procambarus clarkii isolate CNS0578487 chromosome 10, FALCON_Pclarkii_2.0, whole genome shotgun sequence genome contains:
- the LOC138363152 gene encoding ice nucleation protein-like, with protein sequence MSLRYQKLCSEQCILYLSLTKCQLRPSLRLLSYPPASRMTVYQGLRLLLLLKIRYLEQEVPSSTGYGDPVYKRCSLTHKTDLLKLHRMFLIDLGSRNNYQPLEDVACVIIYGEGDTTQRETVGQYTLALDQYPCAGHGQYQCAGHVQYQCAGHGQYQCAGHVQYQCAGHGQYQCAGHGQYQCAGHGQYPCAGHGQYQCAGHGQYQCAGHGQYPCAGHGQYQCAGHGQYPCAGHGQYQCAGHGQYQCAGHGQCPCVGHGQYPCAGHGQCPCAGHGQYQCAGHGQYPCAGHGQYPCAGHGQYPCAGHGQCPCAGHGQYPCAGHGQYQCAGHGQYPCAGHGQYPCAGHGQCPCAGHGQYPCAGHGQCPCAGHGQYPCAGHGQYPCAGHGQYPCAGHGQYPCAGHGQCPCAGHGQYPCAGHGQCPCAGHGQYPCASHGQCPCAGHGQYQCAGRGQYPCAGHGQCPCAGHGQCPCAGHGQCPCAGHGQCPCAGHGQCPCATHGQCPCAGHGQCPCAGHGQCPCAGHGQCPCAGHGQYQCAGHGQCPCAGHGQYPCAGHGQYPCAGHGQCPCAGHGQYPCAGHGQYPCAGHGQCPCAGHGQCPCAGHGQYQCAGHGQCPCAGHGQYQCAGHSQYQCAGHGQCPCAGHGQYPCAGHGQYPCAGHGQCPCAGHGQCPCAGHGQYQCAGHGQYQCAGHGQYQCAGHGQYQCAGHGQYQCAGHGQYQCAGHGQYQCAGHGQYQCAGHGQYQCAGHGQYQCAGHGQYQCAGQGQYQCAGHGQYPCASHGQCPYTGFGQHHNFRPRNET